The proteins below are encoded in one region of Nitrosomonas ureae:
- a CDS encoding tetratricopeptide repeat protein, whose translation MQFYAAARSTLFISMLVLASVCELSAETGASRITPKHIAAAESEGRHQHYVASELAHKPGPDGQLAPRLLNLGSHTFPVSTRNPLAQQYINQGLNLAYAFNHAEARRAFRESARLEPDLAMAYWGQALVLGPNINAMMEPNEEPQALEIVQKAKSLMANASPKEQALINALEKRYSGQTEHREANDRAYAQAMREVLQRFPHDEDVAMLYVESMMDLRPWGYWMLDGQPYEGTAEIVALTEEVLRRNPKHPGALHMYIHLIEPTSTPERAEQAADTLLTLMPAAGHLIHMSSHIYQRVGRYADSIKSNQLAIAADENYIAQCQAQGLYPMVYYPHNIHFLWFAATLDGQSKLAISAAQETASKISDEVLETIPLTAIFRVTPYWALARFGYWQEILAAPVPPATNLFLTGSWHYVRGLAFVATEQLQQAEKELEALRKIMKDPSLDSPLLSKNTTKTVLSAAPEVLAGEIAAAHGKFDQAIAHLEKAVRLDDALVYTEPAEFHLPPRLALGAVLLESGRPNEAETVYWEDLRRNRNNGWALYGLAQALQAQNKIDEAAVITARFEHAWARADTKLQGSRFGR comes from the coding sequence ATGCAATTTTATGCTGCTGCTCGTTCCACGTTGTTCATTTCGATGCTGGTTTTAGCAAGCGTCTGTGAGTTATCTGCTGAAACTGGAGCGTCAAGGATAACGCCAAAACATATAGCTGCCGCAGAATCGGAAGGCAGGCATCAGCATTATGTGGCATCCGAGTTGGCGCATAAGCCAGGTCCGGATGGTCAGCTTGCCCCCAGGTTGCTTAATCTGGGTTCGCATACTTTTCCGGTCAGCACACGCAACCCGCTAGCACAGCAATATATCAACCAGGGGCTTAATCTTGCCTATGCATTCAATCATGCCGAGGCACGCCGGGCATTTCGCGAGTCGGCACGACTCGAGCCAGATCTTGCAATGGCTTACTGGGGCCAAGCGCTGGTGCTTGGCCCTAACATCAACGCAATGATGGAGCCGAATGAAGAGCCTCAAGCGTTAGAGATCGTGCAAAAGGCTAAATCGCTGATGGCGAATGCATCGCCGAAGGAACAAGCGCTTATCAATGCCCTTGAAAAACGTTATTCGGGGCAAACCGAGCATCGAGAGGCAAATGATAGGGCTTACGCGCAGGCCATGAGGGAAGTGCTTCAGCGTTTTCCACATGATGAGGATGTTGCGATGCTTTATGTGGAATCCATGATGGACTTGCGGCCTTGGGGCTATTGGATGCTTGATGGCCAGCCGTATGAAGGAACAGCCGAGATCGTTGCGTTGACCGAAGAAGTGTTGCGGCGCAATCCGAAACATCCCGGTGCGCTGCATATGTATATTCACCTGATAGAACCGACCAGCACTCCCGAGCGCGCAGAGCAAGCAGCCGACACATTGCTGACGCTGATGCCCGCAGCGGGACATCTGATACACATGTCATCGCATATTTATCAGCGCGTTGGCCGTTACGCCGACTCAATAAAGAGCAACCAACTTGCAATTGCGGCAGATGAGAATTACATTGCGCAATGTCAGGCGCAAGGTTTATATCCGATGGTGTACTATCCGCATAACATTCATTTTCTCTGGTTTGCGGCGACATTGGATGGCCAAAGCAAGCTTGCTATCAGCGCGGCGCAGGAAACAGCCAGTAAGATTAGCGATGAAGTGTTGGAAACGATACCACTGACAGCAATATTCCGCGTGACGCCTTATTGGGCACTTGCACGGTTTGGATACTGGCAGGAAATTCTCGCTGCGCCCGTACCTCCCGCAACCAATCTGTTTTTAACCGGAAGCTGGCATTATGTGCGTGGGCTCGCATTTGTTGCGACAGAACAATTACAGCAAGCCGAGAAAGAACTGGAGGCATTGCGCAAGATTATGAAAGATCCTTCGTTGGATAGTCCGTTGCTTTCGAAAAATACGACTAAGACCGTACTGAGCGCTGCGCCTGAAGTTCTCGCCGGAGAAATTGCCGCTGCTCATGGAAAATTTGATCAAGCCATTGCACATCTTGAAAAAGCGGTGCGTCTGGATGATGCTTTGGTGTATACCGAGCCAGCAGAATTTCATTTGCCGCCACGTCTGGCATTGGGTGCTGTTCTCTTGGAATCAGGACGACCGAACGAAGCAGAAACAGTCTATTGGGAAGATTTGCGCCGGAATCGCAACAACGGCTGGGCGCTTTACGGTTTAGCGCAGGCATTACAGGCGCAAAACAAAATCGATGAAGCGGCGGTTATCACGGCACGTTTTGAGCACGCGTGGGCTCGCGCTGACACAAAACTGCAGGGATCGCGCTTTGGGCGCTAA
- a CDS encoding C13 family peptidase gives MDLYASIPKELKQSGAIKELQTLFLNLACGIKLLMFRRNIIDQVTVSHDQFILLLGFYSLTALVTSYVMTPNPIFGWFGLGYIGVELLGVLLVGFVLAKLCDEQGHLLRFLTAIYSILPFFYLLSIVVIPFLPDAYFEAGYMVYTLWILSVCFYVALQLLNGQKIKALLIVMLWVSVSYPLINVSLSFWHEDFDYSEALTAYNDDELSYVNQEQVYYNQYQLLNNALNAIEPGVKGITDLFFIGFGADSSQDVFMKEVINVQNVMNQNLGAAGRSIALINNLKTIDTTPLASSTNLKIALNHLGGKINPEEDIVLLYLTSHGSFDHELSVSMWPLELNDIGPNDVRAYLDDAGIQWRIILVSACYSGAFIDALKNETSLILTAAAADKASFGCSSENEFTYFGEALFKNVEGKSYQFIDGFNQAIEKIKQREISENLIPSNSQLFVGNLMREKLQSLEHDMVRYAPERFGSF, from the coding sequence ATGGATTTATATGCAAGCATTCCTAAAGAGCTGAAGCAATCTGGGGCAATTAAAGAACTTCAAACATTATTTTTGAATCTTGCCTGCGGCATAAAACTGTTAATGTTCCGTCGTAATATCATTGATCAGGTAACGGTTTCGCATGACCAGTTCATTTTACTCTTGGGTTTTTATAGCCTAACGGCACTTGTTACTTCGTATGTAATGACGCCCAATCCGATTTTTGGGTGGTTCGGTTTGGGATATATAGGCGTGGAGCTGTTGGGAGTTCTTTTGGTGGGGTTTGTACTGGCAAAACTCTGTGATGAGCAAGGCCATTTATTGCGGTTCCTGACTGCTATATACAGCATATTGCCTTTCTTTTATCTCCTTTCTATTGTGGTTATACCTTTCTTACCGGATGCTTACTTTGAAGCTGGGTATATGGTTTATACCTTATGGATTCTGAGTGTCTGTTTTTATGTTGCATTGCAGTTATTAAATGGGCAAAAAATTAAGGCATTGTTGATTGTCATGCTCTGGGTAAGTGTTTCGTATCCACTGATTAATGTTTCGTTAAGTTTCTGGCATGAGGATTTTGATTATTCAGAAGCGTTGACCGCTTATAATGATGATGAGTTAAGCTACGTCAATCAGGAACAAGTTTACTATAACCAATATCAATTGCTGAATAATGCGCTTAATGCTATCGAGCCCGGCGTAAAGGGCATAACCGATCTATTTTTTATCGGATTTGGCGCTGATTCTTCGCAAGATGTGTTCATGAAAGAAGTTATTAATGTACAGAATGTCATGAATCAGAATCTTGGCGCAGCAGGTCGATCAATTGCATTGATTAATAACTTGAAAACAATCGATACAACACCGCTTGCTTCATCCACAAATCTGAAAATTGCATTAAATCACTTAGGCGGTAAAATAAATCCTGAGGAAGATATTGTGCTGTTATATTTAACCAGCCACGGTTCTTTCGATCATGAGCTTTCAGTTAGTATGTGGCCGCTTGAACTCAACGATATAGGTCCGAATGATGTTAGAGCTTATCTGGATGATGCAGGCATACAATGGCGCATTATTCTGGTTTCTGCGTGTTACTCCGGTGCTTTTATTGATGCACTGAAAAATGAAACCAGTCTGATTCTGACTGCTGCAGCTGCAGACAAGGCTTCTTTTGGATGTTCCAGTGAGAATGAATTTACTTATTTTGGTGAAGCGCTATTCAAGAATGTAGAAGGCAAGTCATACCAATTCATTGATGGTTTTAATCAAGCGATAGAAAAAATCAAACAACGAGAAATATCAGAAAATCTGATTCCTTCAAACTCTCAATTGTTTGTGGGCAATTTGATGAGGGAAAAATTACAGTCTCTGGAACATGATATGGTTCGATATGCTCCTGAAAGATTTGGGAGCTTTTAA
- a CDS encoding chemotaxis protein, translating into MSTALHEIDERTNLTANNKFELLLFRLGEAPGTNHRELFGINVFKVREILVMPDITEIANAPPHVMGIANIRGQVITVINLPKVVGCNPSKGTSILLVTEYARSTQAFAVEEVNEIARLDWNQVIAAEGKGGNLITSIARLDGDKEGSRLAQVLDVEQILRDVLPNPAGEMVSQNIGSKITLPAGKVILAADDSPLARSLIENALKALEVPYVMTKTGLEAWSKIQSMSDIAATEGKTIHDKVALILTDLEMPEMDGFTLTRYIKSDQRYKSIPVIIHSSLTGEANENHVKSVGADAYVAKFVAEELADAMRKVLA; encoded by the coding sequence ATGAGCACAGCCTTACATGAGATTGATGAACGCACCAATCTGACGGCCAATAACAAATTCGAATTGTTGCTGTTCAGATTAGGCGAAGCTCCAGGTACCAATCATCGGGAGCTATTTGGCATTAACGTTTTTAAGGTGCGTGAAATTCTGGTCATGCCAGACATCACGGAAATAGCAAACGCCCCCCCTCATGTAATGGGTATCGCCAATATTCGCGGTCAAGTCATTACGGTCATAAATTTGCCAAAAGTTGTAGGTTGCAATCCAAGCAAAGGAACTTCCATACTCTTAGTCACCGAGTATGCGCGTTCGACTCAAGCTTTTGCAGTCGAGGAAGTCAACGAAATTGCGCGCCTGGATTGGAATCAAGTAATCGCTGCAGAAGGCAAGGGTGGTAACTTGATCACCAGTATCGCGCGACTTGATGGCGATAAAGAAGGCTCCCGCTTAGCCCAGGTACTGGATGTTGAGCAGATTCTGCGCGATGTACTTCCCAACCCTGCTGGCGAGATGGTATCCCAAAATATCGGTAGCAAAATAACCCTCCCTGCTGGAAAAGTAATCTTAGCCGCTGATGATTCGCCATTGGCGCGCAGCTTAATTGAAAATGCACTGAAAGCACTGGAAGTACCGTATGTCATGACCAAGACCGGACTCGAAGCTTGGTCCAAAATTCAGTCCATGTCAGATATTGCCGCGACTGAAGGTAAAACCATTCATGATAAAGTTGCTTTAATCTTGACCGACCTGGAAATGCCGGAAATGGATGGATTCACACTTACCCGCTACATCAAGAGCGATCAGCGATATAAATCCATTCCCGTGATAATTCATTCCTCACTCACGGGTGAAGCAAACGAAAACCACGTTAAATCGGTAGGTGCAGATGCTTATGTTGCTAAATTTGTCGCGGAGGAATTAGCCGATGCAATGAGAAAGGTATTGGCATAG
- a CDS encoding OprO/OprP family phosphate-selective porin has translation MKHTVKLCSLIILTNVSIASCHAVNFTYKGGPRIKTDDGNFEIGLNGRGHFDVHSLYPDQANPGYPALGSQFLHGDDRDGFNWRRTYATITGRIYGVNFKFEDDFAINTTTGFPHSLREAWIATGLGTGQLTIGQFKPYRGLEEITSSNEITLMERPSTSSTGIYSGRQFLTGIGYRGMVKDNLGFGIHVMSLSHFGLPFAGINYGGRAVWLPIDKAGHILHLGLSASRDTTSKDSLSAGVVDVYGGRQGITQSLGIAGTSLNAPSHNSQSTFAAETAYSFGPLTLQGEYAVTRLDNTHQTAGNSRDSTIHAFYVQASWFVTGETAVYRKDRGAFGKPQPNGRWGAVEFAGRYDLAENSNQSLTANPCRTGTSKCQIQVVTLGVNWYPYTNIRFMLNYYLTDAVFGNTGLDTPMRTDHFSVLSFRTQVSF, from the coding sequence ATGAAGCATACTGTAAAGCTCTGTAGTCTTATAATACTGACAAACGTGAGCATTGCCTCATGTCATGCAGTTAATTTCACCTACAAAGGCGGCCCTAGGATCAAGACCGATGATGGCAATTTTGAAATTGGGTTAAACGGCCGCGGACACTTCGATGTGCATTCGTTATATCCTGATCAGGCAAATCCGGGTTACCCTGCATTGGGCAGTCAATTTTTGCATGGCGATGATCGTGATGGCTTTAATTGGCGCAGAACCTATGCCACCATTACGGGAAGAATTTATGGTGTTAATTTTAAATTCGAAGATGATTTCGCAATCAATACGACTACCGGCTTTCCACATAGCCTTCGAGAAGCCTGGATAGCAACGGGACTGGGAACGGGCCAGTTAACTATCGGGCAATTCAAACCGTATCGGGGATTGGAAGAAATAACCAGCTCTAATGAAATCACCTTGATGGAACGACCATCAACATCCTCTACCGGAATATATAGCGGACGTCAATTTCTGACTGGCATTGGCTACCGGGGAATGGTCAAGGACAATCTGGGTTTTGGCATTCATGTGATGAGCCTGTCGCACTTTGGCTTGCCGTTTGCAGGAATCAACTATGGCGGTCGCGCTGTCTGGCTGCCGATCGACAAAGCGGGCCACATCCTGCATCTTGGGCTTTCAGCCAGTCGGGATACCACCAGTAAGGATTCCCTATCAGCCGGAGTGGTCGACGTTTACGGTGGACGTCAAGGCATCACCCAATCCTTGGGAATCGCCGGAACCAGCTTGAACGCGCCTAGCCACAATAGTCAATCCACTTTTGCTGCAGAAACCGCGTATTCCTTCGGACCACTTACACTACAAGGGGAATATGCCGTCACAAGGCTCGATAATACCCATCAAACAGCTGGAAATAGCAGGGATTCCACCATTCATGCTTTTTATGTGCAAGCCAGCTGGTTTGTGACCGGAGAAACTGCTGTGTATAGGAAAGATCGCGGTGCTTTTGGTAAACCTCAGCCAAACGGTCGATGGGGCGCAGTGGAATTTGCCGGACGTTATGATCTGGCCGAAAATTCCAATCAAAGCCTCACCGCCAATCCATGTAGAACCGGTACCTCAAAATGCCAGATTCAAGTCGTCACATTAGGTGTAAATTGGTATCCCTATACGAACATCCGGTTTATGCTGAATTATTACTTGACCGATGCAGTATTTGGAAATACCGGCTTGGATACGCCAATGCGCACCGATCATTTTTCAGTGCTTTCTTTCCGAACTCAGGTCAGCTTCTAA
- a CDS encoding ABC transporter permease, with protein sequence MNAIDTFQFALRSLLAHRLRTVLSASGIAIGIAAVILLTAIGDGVQRFVLSEFTQFGTNIVTITPGKINTHGGSLGAIGSARLLTIEDAMALRQSRHAEYINASVVGNAEIRAQGRSRRVTAYGQGADFAKAFNMQVEIGQFLPDDDPRNPRAYAVLGAKVRAEIFGDTNPLGAILQVGGSRFRVIGVMASKGQVLGFDLDDTVFIPTTRALEVFNRQGVMEIQLAYFPDVPVYAVVEDIRRILIARHGREDFSIKPQQQMLSTLSTVLSVLKFAVAALGGISLIVGAVGMVTLMHIAVSERVSEIGLLTALGATRTRIRILFLLESIALSTLGGLAGLLIGSGIAWLLKLLISDLPVNIPWDYVLGALGISMVIGLAAGVIPAMQAAKLNPVDALRMD encoded by the coding sequence ATGAATGCGATTGATACTTTTCAGTTTGCCTTACGGTCATTATTGGCTCATCGGCTGCGCACCGTATTGTCGGCATCGGGAATTGCCATCGGAATTGCTGCGGTTATTCTCCTGACCGCTATTGGCGATGGCGTGCAACGCTTTGTATTATCGGAATTCACTCAGTTTGGCACCAATATCGTCACGATCACGCCGGGAAAAATCAATACTCATGGCGGTTCCTTAGGCGCTATCGGCAGCGCACGATTATTGACGATAGAAGATGCGATGGCACTGCGACAGAGTCGCCACGCCGAATATATCAATGCCAGCGTAGTCGGCAATGCGGAAATCCGCGCACAAGGCCGTAGCCGGCGCGTGACGGCGTATGGTCAAGGAGCCGATTTCGCCAAGGCTTTTAACATGCAAGTCGAAATCGGACAATTTTTGCCTGATGATGATCCGCGTAATCCACGAGCATATGCAGTACTGGGTGCAAAAGTACGCGCTGAGATATTCGGCGACACTAACCCTCTCGGTGCAATCCTGCAGGTTGGCGGTTCGCGCTTCCGTGTGATCGGTGTCATGGCATCCAAGGGCCAAGTACTCGGGTTTGATCTGGATGACACCGTTTTCATACCCACAACCCGAGCATTGGAAGTGTTCAACCGGCAAGGTGTGATGGAAATTCAGCTGGCATACTTTCCCGATGTTCCGGTGTACGCTGTTGTCGAAGATATCCGGCGCATCCTGATTGCACGTCACGGACGTGAGGATTTCAGCATCAAACCACAACAGCAAATGCTCAGCACTTTATCCACTGTGCTGAGCGTATTAAAGTTTGCGGTTGCTGCACTAGGCGGTATTTCCTTGATAGTAGGCGCAGTCGGCATGGTCACGTTAATGCATATTGCGGTTTCTGAGCGGGTATCGGAAATCGGCTTGCTTACTGCTTTAGGTGCGACACGTACGCGCATCCGCATTTTATTCTTGTTAGAGTCCATTGCACTTTCCACACTGGGCGGGTTAGCAGGACTACTTATCGGCTCAGGTATCGCCTGGCTGCTCAAATTATTGATCAGCGATTTGCCGGTGAATATTCCATGGGATTATGTACTTGGCGCCTTAGGCATATCGATGGTGATCGGCCTCGCCGCCGGTGTAATCCCAGCCATGCAGGCGGCAAAACTAAACCCAGTGGATGCCTTACGTATGGATTAG
- a CDS encoding glutathione peroxidase, whose protein sequence is MRILLALIMFSLVKSALACNSTLLDQNFRKLAVSEMVNLCETYADKVLLVVNTASKCGYTPQYEELEQLYDKYQSKGLVVLGFPSNDFMGQEPGTEAEIQDFCRLTYDVKFPMLEKITVKKGHAHPFYVQLAELSGTYPTWNFQKYLIGRDGQFIAQFSPHTKPSDPAVVTAIEQALKQ, encoded by the coding sequence ATGCGCATTTTACTCGCCTTAATCATGTTTTCTCTCGTGAAATCCGCTCTTGCCTGCAACAGCACGCTTTTGGATCAGAATTTTCGTAAACTTGCAGTATCGGAGATGGTGAATTTATGCGAAACCTACGCCGACAAAGTGCTACTCGTTGTGAATACCGCCAGCAAATGCGGCTATACACCGCAGTATGAAGAGTTGGAACAACTGTATGATAAATATCAATCGAAAGGATTGGTCGTACTGGGTTTCCCATCCAATGATTTTATGGGACAAGAACCTGGAACCGAAGCTGAAATTCAGGATTTCTGCCGCTTGACTTATGATGTAAAATTCCCGATGCTTGAGAAAATCACAGTAAAAAAAGGCCATGCACATCCATTTTATGTTCAGTTGGCAGAATTATCCGGCACCTATCCAACCTGGAATTTCCAAAAATATTTAATCGGCCGCGACGGTCAATTCATCGCCCAATTCAGTCCGCATACCAAGCCTTCCGATCCAGCTGTGGTAACAGCAATAGAACAAGCGCTAAAACAATAA
- a CDS encoding glycine zipper family protein has translation MKFAIILMTGLIFISLSACSSTGPVLYPNTHFLSVGKDSAERDVEACERLAESAGAREGRGKMGDMATSTAMGAGVGAASGAAGGAIYGSVGQGSLIGAASGAVAGLLRGILFSARPSQPNQAYANFVSRCLEEKGYEVTGWQ, from the coding sequence ATGAAATTCGCAATAATATTGATGACCGGATTGATTTTTATTAGTCTATCGGCTTGCTCCAGTACCGGGCCGGTTTTATATCCCAACACACATTTTTTATCAGTAGGTAAAGATTCTGCGGAGCGGGATGTTGAAGCTTGTGAACGGCTGGCTGAATCGGCAGGTGCCCGGGAAGGCAGGGGAAAGATGGGAGATATGGCAACTAGTACGGCTATGGGTGCCGGTGTTGGTGCCGCGAGTGGTGCTGCCGGAGGAGCCATATATGGATCGGTGGGTCAAGGCTCTTTGATTGGTGCTGCCAGCGGAGCTGTTGCCGGATTGTTGCGAGGAATTCTGTTCTCGGCAAGACCCTCGCAACCGAATCAGGCATATGCAAACTTTGTGTCACGTTGTTTGGAGGAGAAAGGCTATGAAGTTACCGGTTGGCAATAA